The nucleotide window GGTTCATTTTGAAGAATAGGAGAGAAGTGTTATGAGATTAAGTCAAAGTTTCTTTGCGACTCTGCGGGAGAACGTAAAGGATGAAGATTCCGTCAGCGGTAATCTGCTGGTTCGTGCGGGCATGATCAAAAAAAGCTCGGCAGGAGTCTATATGTACCTTCCCCTTGGGTATAAAGTACTGAAGAAAATTGAAAACATCGTTCGGGAAGAAATGGAACGGGCAGGAAGTCAGGAGCTCTTGATGCCGGCGCTGATTCCGGAAGAAGTGTATGTCGCCTCCGGGCGGCGGGACAACTTTGGATCCAGCATGTTTTCGCTCAAGGACCGCTTCAACAAAAGCTATGTTCTCGGCCCAACCCATGAAGAACTGTTTGCGGTGGCCGCAGGCATGAAAATTCGTTCGTATAAAGACATGCCGTTCAATTTATATCAGTTTCAGACCAAGTTCCGCGATGAAGCCCGTCCGCGCTACGGTTTGATCCGGGTGCGTGAATTCATCATGAAGGATGCTTATTCCTTTGATAAGGATGAAGCGGGAATGGACGTCGCGTATCAGAAAATGTTTGACGGGTACAAACGGGCGTTTGACCGGATGCACATGGATTACAAAATTGTCCGCGCGGATACCGGCGTTATGGGCGGCTTATTGTCCGAGGAATTTCAGGCGGTAACGGAAATCGGTGAAGATGTTCTGGTGCTGTGTGATCAATGCAGCTTTGCCTCCAATTTGGAAGTGGCTTCCTGCAAAGACGAGGGTCTTGACAGTGATGAAGCGCACTTGCCGAAAGAATTAGTGGAAACGCCGAACGCCCGGACGATTGAAGAAGTGACGGAATTTCTGCAGCAGGATGCCCAGCGGTTCGTCAAGACCTTGATTTACAATATTGACGGCAAACCAGTGGCGGTCATGGTCCGCGGGGATCGGGAAGTCAATGAAACCAAGGTATTGAAATTGGTCGGCGGTTTGGAAATCGCTCTGGCTGAGCCGGAAATGGTCATGCAGGCAACGGAAGCCAAGGTAGGATTTGCCGGCCCGATCGGTCTGCATTGTCCGTTAGTGATGGATGTTGAGGTTTCACACATGGCTAACTTCATCACCGGTGCCAACAAGACGGGTTATCACTATATCCATGTGAATCAGGAAGACTTCAAAGCGGATTATACCGCGGATGTCCGGCAGATCATGGAAGGCGATACCTGCCCGGTTTGCGGCGGCAAGATCGTATTTAAAAAAGGCATTGAGATCGGCAATACTTTCAAGTTGGGAACGAAATATGCTCAGGCGATGAATTTGGAATATCTGGATCAGGAAAACAAGCTGAATCCGGTCTGGATGGGATCGTATGGCATCGGCATCGGCCGCTGTATGGCAGCGCTGGCGGAACAGCACAGTGATGAACACGGCTTATGCTGGCCGATCAACATTGCCCCATATCCAGTAGCGATTGTCATCATCTCCAAAAAGGATGAACAGCAGGTGGCCGCGGCTGAACAATTGTACGCCCAGCTGCAGGCGGCCGGAGTTGAGGTCATGCTCGATGATCGTGACGAACGTCCAGGCGTCAAGTTTAAGGACATGGATCTGATCGGAACCCCGATCCGGCTGACTGTCGGCAAGAAAATCGGTGAAGGCCTCGTCGAGATGAAGCTGCGCACAGCAGAAAAAGCAAGTGATGTCAAAGTCGACGAAGTTGTCAGCCAGGTTCTCGACCTGATCCATTGCAGTCAAACCCGATAAAACGCAAAAAGAGTGACCCTGAAATAGAATCAGGAATCACTCTTTTTTATTTGAATTGTATGGGGTTCAATCACAATCGGCACAGACGGCAGCTTCCAGGTTAACAGGCTGAGCATATTGGCTCTTCCATAGTGATTATCCGTATGCAGAACGATCTGCTTCAGATCAACAGCCTGAGGTTGTTGAACAAGCCACAGACAAAAGTCATAGCCGGTTTGCGGTGTGCCAAGGTCATAATCCAAGGACACAAGATCATAAGTGTTTTCCGAAAAGAACTGCTGGGCCTGCGATACGGTTTTCGCGATGGTGAACGTGCAGTTTTTCAGTGAAGAGGCATACTGCGGCAGACGCAGATCATCCAAATACAGACATCGTTGTTTTGCCATTTTTCCCCTCTTCTTTCACCGTTCACCAGACAATCTTACAAAACTGTGAGAATTTTGTCACGCCGATCCATGGTAGAATCATGAGGATCGGCATAGAATAAAGTCAAAGGAGGAACATCATCCATGAAAACATTCCTGGAAGTCATTACCGCGCTTTTCAGCAGTCTTCTGTTCTTCCGCCGGAAGACCTCGTTCCGTATCGGTCAGGTTCCAAAGCGAAGCCAGTTGTGATTTACGATCCGCGATAAACCAGAACGCTTTGATCTTTGTGATCGAAGCGTTTTTCGATTTGAAAATGCAGGCTGTCCAATAACTTCTGGCATGCCTTATTTTCCATTGCCACATATGCCTGCAAAGTTGAAACATGCAGCTGATCGTGCACATACACCTTGGCCCAGCTTAACAATTCCCGGCCATAACCGCAATGCCAGAACGGCTCATCTAAAAACAGCGTCACATCCCGCACAGACTCACAGTTGCTTTGCTTTAAAGCCAGAACCCCAACGACCTGCAAGGTTTGCTTTGATCTCACAAGCCAGGCCTGGTTGATTCCTGAAGTCAGCTGTAAGATCAGATCGACCGCTTCTTGATAGGACTTCAGCGTATCAAACCGCATAAACTTTGCAACCTCGTCCTTGCCCGCGATGTTCAGCACATCTTGCGCATCTTTGACGGTCAGCGGTCTCAATTCCAGTCTTTCACAGTAACAGCTTGTGATTTTTTCAATGCGATAGACGTTGATCGTCTCCACATCCGGACAGCAGAACACGGCACGATTTTCTGGATTTCCGGGGATCTGTCCTCCATAACGCAGGATATCGACATACGGAAAGGCGACATGCATCGCCATCGGGCACAGCTGTCCCCGTTCATTATCAAAATCGTAGCAGTCCCCAATCCGATGTCCTCGATGACACCCCATTGGGCCTTTGCGGTCGATCAGCGTGATGATAATCTCGGCCCGCGAGCTCATGCCTTGGCCGCCTGACTTTCAGCAATTGCCGCTTCCACCCGCAGACCGCGAAACAGATCTGCGTTATTTTGATTTGCCTGAATCAGTTGCTCGACCTCATGCATCGCTTTCTGACAGGCCTGTTCCAATGTTTTCTGATGCAAGAGCTCCCCAGCCAGCACCGCTGAGAACACATCTCCGGTGCCGGGGATCCGCACATCAATCAGCTCAAACGGCAGATCAAAGCTGGCCCCCTGATGATCCCGGCCGCAGACATAATGTCCGCCGTCTTCCTTCAAAACAACGCTGGTCATCACGGCAGCACCGCACCCCAGTTTCAAGAGTTCATCCAGCAGCTGTTCCTTTTGCGCCTGCGTTACTTCCAAACCCCAATCCGGATGTCCGCACAACAGAGCCGCTTCGGTCAGATTGGGTACGATGAAGTCCGCACAAGAGGCAAGCTGTCGGCGGAGTTCAACGGCCGCCGGGTCGACACCGGGATACAGATGCCCTTCATCGCCTAAAATCGGATCGACAATTTTTATCGCTTCCATCTGGCTGGCAAACAACCGCTTGATTAGATCCACCTGCTTTTCAGAAACCAAAAAGCCTGTGCAGATGCAGTCAAAGTGAAAGCCAAGAGCCTGCCAAGCATCCAGTGTCTTTGCCATGAAGTCGGTCGTATCGTGAATATCAAAAATACCGTAATCCAGCGTATTGGAGACCAGGGCTGTCGGCAGATTATGTACGATATGTCCCTGTGCTGACAACAACGGAATCATCACAGGCAAAGCCACCTTGCCTACACCGCATAAATCATTGACTAGTAAGATTTCTTTTTCCATTCTCTTTCCCCTTCCGTATTTTTCTTATTCTATCCTATCTTGGAATTCGCCTGGGGTCAATTCATTTTCTGTGATCAGCGTCAGCTGAGACGGCAAATCCGGCAGTGCCTTTTGAATAAACCGCGGGAACAAATTGATTTCCTGAATCTGGGAAAAAGGAATCCACTCAAAAGTATGCGTCCGTTTTCCTTCTTCAACTGAAAAGGACTGATCTTGGATCAACTGTTCTGAATTGTTCGGATCCACTAGAAAATACAGGCAGAGTTCATGGAATTTTTCCTGGCTGGATGATTCCATGAAAAAGCTTTGACAAAGCCACAGTGGCCGGAGAATCTCAGCTTCTATTTTCAATTCCTCTTTCAGCTCCCGCTGCAGCGCGGCTTCCGCCGTTTCTTGAAATTGAATCCGCCCGCCTGGCAGATAGGCATACGGCATTGCCTCATCACGCATAATCAATAGTGATTCTTGATGAATCATCACTGCGCACACCCGGATATTGAAGCGGCCTAAGTCAGTTCTAAATGTCAGATCCATATCACTCTCTCCCTTAGATTCACAGCAATATTATACCATGTTTAGCAGCACAAACGTCTATTACTATCACCTGGAAAAAAACGATGTCCAATGTTAAAAAGCAATGATTTTCTAACTTCAATCTAAAAAACTTATGTTTCTGTTTGTCGATATCGCTTTGAATGGGTATTTTTATATAATTCGTTTTATCCGCTTGATTTTCTAAGTGATCCATTGTAGCTTTATCTTCTTTCAGATTAAAACGAAATGCAAACTGTTCATAAAACTTTTTCTTGTTTCGTTAATATAAGCATTTTGATTAAAAACTTCCTTTTTAATTGTTATTTTTCCCTCTTTCGCATATAATAGAGATGGGAAGGGAATGGCTTAAAATAAGCCGATTTCCCTTAAGAATGTCAGAACTATTCCGGTCAAGGTGATAATTGCAGTTATCAACTTAACCACTTCAATCGCTAAGGATATATATTCTTTACGATTGGGAATAGTTCTTTTTTTCTTGCCCTTGGTTTTTCCCATCTCTTCACTTCCTTTCCTCGGGCAACTCAAGTTTAACATGGGCAAGTCTATAACTCAATATTGTTTTAACTCATCTGAACTTAAAAATAGGATATAATCCTGCTGCCTAAACCTTAACTTCCAGAAATTGAATCCCTAGAATAGAAAACAAGGATCGACAAACTTTGAGGTTTCCCTCAACAGAAACTGATTCGTCTGACCCTTGCTTATTTTTCATCCTATTTCATTTTTTCTGACTGGACAACCTAACGCACGACATCCAGCGGACATCCGTCAATATTCTCCATGGTAATCCCATAGATCTTCATTATCGTCGGCGCTTCATCAACAAGCTTGGCGCCGCTGATCTGCGTGCCCATTTTGATATCCGGACCGCTTAAGATAAACGGCGGTTTATCACCTTTGGTCGGCAGATGTCCATGGGTGGCCACGGAAAATTTATAGTCGGAGTTATCGACGGATTCAATGAGTTCCCCCTTCAGATTTTTACCGAAGGAAACGGTAGTTGCGGCTTCGATGACAAACTGGAAATTCCCCTGCATATGCCACTGAGCCAAGGCTTCCTCGGCTGTCCAGATCTTTTCAATTTCCTGCGGATACTGCTGCTGAATTTCCGCCAGAATGGAAGCTGCGGTTTGTAAATCCATTCCCGGACCGACATGAATGTGGGCGGAGAAAGCACACGATTGGGCGTAAAGCCGCCAGCCTGTGATTTTCCCCTGATCATCGACGTCGATCAGTCCCCGATCATAAAACAGCTTGTTCAGATTAAACAAATGTGAAACATTGATCTGCCCGTGATCACCGAGAATGACGATATTGGTCTTGTCCAGTAAGTTCTGACTCTTCAGGGCTGTGATCAGCGTTCCGATTTTCGTATCGACAAACCGCAGTGCTTTGTTGACTTTTTCAGCCTTTACGCCGTTTTGATGGCGCTGATGATCCACGTAGGAAAAATGAATGAACATCAAATCCGGCTGGAACATTTCGATGATCTGAGCCCCGCAGTGTTCGGCATAGTTGTCAAATTCCGGTGTCAGCATCCATTTCAGGCGGTGCTTGTTGCGTTCAAAGATTTCCTTCACCGCCGGACTGTTGGCCTGCGTGCAGATTTCAGTCGGATCATCATGGATCGTCGGTGCCCAGATTTCCGCGATATTGTAATCCGCCGGTGCCCCTGCCATGACTGGCCAGGTTACAGTGGCCGTGCTTAAGCCCGCAGCTTTGGCATAGTCCAGCATCGTCTTGACCTGAATATCGCTGTACCACCAATTCCACTGCGGTTTTGGAACATTCACCTGCAGATGCTCGTTATGCACGATCTGATGCTTGTCCGGATAACAGCCAGTCATGATTGAAACATGGCAGGGATAGGTCAGCGTCGGATAGATGCATTCGATATCACGAACCTGCGCGGCGCCTTTAACAATCGGTCCCAGATTCGGCAGCGTTTCCATGAATGGAATATCGTCGCTGATCAAGGCGTCAATTGAAATTACCAGTGTCTTTTTATTCATCCGTTCCCTCCTGTTTTTCCGCCATCATCGCCCGCAGCTGCTGCTTCCACGTATTCTCTTCCACCTGCACCTCTGGAATTACCTTGCTGGCTTCATCGAGAAAATGCAGATATCCCCGCCCCATCGCACGGCCTTTTTCCGTATGCATATCATAGACAAAATCCGGCAGCTCAATGCATTGCGGATCGTTTTCCAGCTTTCGCTTGATCAGACTTTTCAGATTGCAGGAATCGCGGTTTTTATCGCACAGGCATAAATAACGGACAGCGTGCACCGTAAACATCCAGCGATCCGATTCGCCATATTCAAAATCCTTGCGGAAATGATCGAGGCTGTCAATCACCGGCGCGGCCTGCGGCTGACCCATGCCGATATCCTCGACACAGATGGCTTTTAACCGCTTCCATACAAAGTCCTCCAGGGCTTCGCTGCTGAGGCAGCATTCCATCGCCACAGTCGCCGCCGCTTCCGTTTCAGCCCGGCGAATCAATTTCTGCATAGCCGAGATCAGCTCCTCTGCTGCATATCCATGTTTGGTTTTTAATCCTTTCAGATTCATGGCTTCCGCCTCCTTTCATCAAAGAAA belongs to Holdemania massiliensis and includes:
- a CDS encoding proline--tRNA ligase yields the protein MRLSQSFFATLRENVKDEDSVSGNLLVRAGMIKKSSAGVYMYLPLGYKVLKKIENIVREEMERAGSQELLMPALIPEEVYVASGRRDNFGSSMFSLKDRFNKSYVLGPTHEELFAVAAGMKIRSYKDMPFNLYQFQTKFRDEARPRYGLIRVREFIMKDAYSFDKDEAGMDVAYQKMFDGYKRAFDRMHMDYKIVRADTGVMGGLLSEEFQAVTEIGEDVLVLCDQCSFASNLEVASCKDEGLDSDEAHLPKELVETPNARTIEEVTEFLQQDAQRFVKTLIYNIDGKPVAVMVRGDREVNETKVLKLVGGLEIALAEPEMVMQATEAKVGFAGPIGLHCPLVMDVEVSHMANFITGANKTGYHYIHVNQEDFKADYTADVRQIMEGDTCPVCGGKIVFKKGIEIGNTFKLGTKYAQAMNLEYLDQENKLNPVWMGSYGIGIGRCMAALAEQHSDEHGLCWPINIAPYPVAIVIISKKDEQQVAAAEQLYAQLQAAGVEVMLDDRDERPGVKFKDMDLIGTPIRLTVGKKIGEGLVEMKLRTAEKASDVKVDEVVSQVLDLIHCSQTR
- a CDS encoding cyclic-phosphate processing receiver domain-containing protein, which codes for MAKQRCLYLDDLRLPQYASSLKNCTFTIAKTVSQAQQFFSENTYDLVSLDYDLGTPQTGYDFCLWLVQQPQAVDLKQIVLHTDNHYGRANMLSLLTWKLPSVPIVIEPHTIQIKKSDS
- a CDS encoding TIGR04076 family protein; translation: MSSRAEIIITLIDRKGPMGCHRGHRIGDCYDFDNERGQLCPMAMHVAFPYVDILRYGGQIPGNPENRAVFCCPDVETINVYRIEKITSCYCERLELRPLTVKDAQDVLNIAGKDEVAKFMRFDTLKSYQEAVDLILQLTSGINQAWLVRSKQTLQVVGVLALKQSNCESVRDVTLFLDEPFWHCGYGRELLSWAKVYVHDQLHVSTLQAYVAMENKACQKLLDSLHFQIEKRFDHKDQSVLVYRGS
- a CDS encoding PfkB family carbohydrate kinase, coding for MEKEILLVNDLCGVGKVALPVMIPLLSAQGHIVHNLPTALVSNTLDYGIFDIHDTTDFMAKTLDAWQALGFHFDCICTGFLVSEKQVDLIKRLFASQMEAIKIVDPILGDEGHLYPGVDPAAVELRRQLASCADFIVPNLTEAALLCGHPDWGLEVTQAQKEQLLDELLKLGCGAAVMTSVVLKEDGGHYVCGRDHQGASFDLPFELIDVRIPGTGDVFSAVLAGELLHQKTLEQACQKAMHEVEQLIQANQNNADLFRGLRVEAAIAESQAAKA
- a CDS encoding NUDIX hydrolase, which gives rise to MDLTFRTDLGRFNIRVCAVMIHQESLLIMRDEAMPYAYLPGGRIQFQETAEAALQRELKEELKIEAEILRPLWLCQSFFMESSSQEKFHELCLYFLVDPNNSEQLIQDQSFSVEEGKRTHTFEWIPFSQIQEINLFPRFIQKALPDLPSQLTLITENELTPGEFQDRIE
- a CDS encoding alkaline phosphatase family protein, whose translation is MNKKTLVISIDALISDDIPFMETLPNLGPIVKGAAQVRDIECIYPTLTYPCHVSIMTGCYPDKHQIVHNEHLQVNVPKPQWNWWYSDIQVKTMLDYAKAAGLSTATVTWPVMAGAPADYNIAEIWAPTIHDDPTEICTQANSPAVKEIFERNKHRLKWMLTPEFDNYAEHCGAQIIEMFQPDLMFIHFSYVDHQRHQNGVKAEKVNKALRFVDTKIGTLITALKSQNLLDKTNIVILGDHGQINVSHLFNLNKLFYDRGLIDVDDQGKITGWRLYAQSCAFSAHIHVGPGMDLQTAASILAEIQQQYPQEIEKIWTAEEALAQWHMQGNFQFVIEAATTVSFGKNLKGELIESVDNSDYKFSVATHGHLPTKGDKPPFILSGPDIKMGTQISGAKLVDEAPTIMKIYGITMENIDGCPLDVVR